The DNA window CGTTGCTCCTGCCTCAAGTGGGGCCCAATTGTTTCCACCTGACGGTTCTGCAAGCACCTCATCCACCACGCCAAGGCTGAGTAAGTCTTTGCCGGTGATGCGCAACGCCGCCGCTGCTTCCGGTGCTTTCGCTGCATCACGCCACAGAATCGAGGCGCAGGCCTCAGGACTCGCCACCGTGTAGACGCTGTGTTCGAACATCAGCAGACGGTCAGCAACACCGATTCCAAGAGCACCGCCAGATCCCCCTTCCCCAATCACCGTGGCGATGATGGGCACTCTCAGGCGGAACATCTCGCGAAGGTTGACGGCAATCGCCTCCCCCTGGCCCTGCTCCTCAGCCAGCAAGCCTGCATAGGCACCAGGCGTGTCGATAAAAGCAAGAATGGGCAGGCCAAAACGATCGGCATGCTCCATCAATCGCAGGGCTTTGCGATAACCGCCTGGGGTCGCCATCCCAAAGTTCCGAGCCACGTTTTCCTTGGTGTCACGCCCCTTTTGATGGCCTAATAAGACCACCGAGCGATCACCCAACCGACCGAGGCCACCCACCAAAGCCTGATCGTCGCTCCCGCGACGGTCACCATGGAGCTCAACCCAGTCATCGCAAAACATCTGAATGAAATCCAGAGTGCTCGGACGATGAGGGTGGCGAGCAACCTGAATTTTCTGCGCTGGAGTCAGATTTTGAAAAATCTCTTCGCGTCTGCGAGCAGCAAGGGTTTCCAGCTGAAGCAACTGCTGGCTTACATCAACTTCTGAATCCCTTGCCAACTGGCGGATCTGCTCAATCTGCTGTTCAAGCTCAATCAGGGGCTTTTCAAACTCAAGCAGGGGGCGACGTGCCATGAAAACCAGATCTGTGAACGTCAGGCAGCGGCAGCCTGAAGCTGCCCCTGAAGGTTGAGCGTGGTGAAACCGTGCCTCATCGAGGCAGCACCAATGAAGTCCATTTTTTCAAGGGTGATGTTGTTCCTACCCCAGCTGAAGTTGGTGTGGCAAGCCTCAAATTCGAGAAGAATGGCTTCAGCGAAGCAAGCAAACATCTGCCGCTGAGGCTTCTCCATTTGCCATTCAGCATTTTCCATCATCGTCCAGCCGATATCGGACACAAATTCAACGATGCCTCCTTTAAGAATGTGAACGCCTTTTCCAGCCACCCTGGAATCAAGGTTCTTCGGATACCCACCGTCAATCATCAAGCAGGGTTTCTGTAGTCGATCCGCATCAATTTCCAAGGTGCGGGGCATGCTCGCTACCCAGGCAACAACATCAGCCTCAGGAAGCGCTTCATCCAGGCTGAGGATGCGGCCCCCACCTAATTCCTGTTGCAGGTCTTGCAGGGGCTGCTGCTGACGAGCGACCATCAGCAGCTCTTTAACTCCAGTGCGCTTGGTTAACCAACGGCAAACGGCACTTCCGATATCTCCAGTGGCTCCCACCACCGCGACCCGAGCCTTGCTGAGATCAATGCCAAGCAAAGGAGCATTGATTTCAACTTGTCGACTGATCACCCAAGCCGTATGGGTGTTTCCAGTCGTAAACCGTTCCCACTCCAGGGTGGTGCTGCGAATGGTTTGATGCTTGAGCAGGTTGAAATTCTCAAAAATAATTGAGGTAAAGCCGCCTAGAGCAGTGATATTGATGCCTTTCTTCTGAGCTAGCTCCATGGCGTTCAGCACCTTGCGTCTTGCCGTTTTGAAGCGGCTCAGCATTTCGGGCACAAAACACGAATCGATATAGGCCCCTTCGATTGTTTTTCCAGTCAGGCTCGTGACTTCCAGATGCTCGACCAACTGAGGGGGAGCACTGCACCAGACATCCAGGTCACCCTCTGCAATGTGATCGAAACCCAGCTCTAAAGCTTTACGCCTAGCAGCTTCAAAACTGGTGGAATGTCCGATCAGACCAAACATGTGCTGCCGACGGTCGTACTTAGAAGTAGGGATCCGAACCACATGCACCGATAAGGCGATGGGATTCGAACCCACCTAAGCACGGGTCGGGTTCAGGATGAACGGACAGGAACGAAATTGACGCCCGCCATCCGTCCATCCTCAGGGTTAAAACCCAGTTAAACCGTAAGAGCTGCTGCCGCCATGCGAGCGATATCCCGGGAGCTGAAACCGATTTCGTTCAAGGCTTCCTGATAAGCGATCAAAAAGTCTTCGATCAAATCTTCCTTTTCCATGTGCAGGACAGAAGCATCAGCAGCCACCTGCTCAAGCATCGAGCGAATCAGCGGAAGATTCACCTTGTTGGCTTCCATCAACTCGTCGCGGCTTGCCTCGAAATTGGCCTTGAGCCACTCTTGTCCGTAGTTGAGGTGGGTGTATTCGTCCTTAACGACCCCCTCGGTAATTTTGCGCGCGAAGGGGTCAGCAACAGGGATGTAGATGTGATAGGCCGAAATCGCGAAGGCCTCGATCAAGAGGGCCTGAATCAGCAGGCAGGTCACCACCTTGCCCTCTTTGAGAGCGGATTGAAAATTGCCATGCAAAGGAGCAAAAAACTCCTGAGCGAAGGGCATATCAGCCACAACGTTGAGGTTTTTTGCACAGGCGGTAAAGCCCTTCATGTGCTTCATTTCCATCTTCGCCAGCTTGGCGAGTTCCTCAGCCTGATCAGGGATCAGCGTGCCTAAGGAGATGTAATTGTCATGAGCTTCCTGCTCACCTTCGATCACGATGGCGTTGATGCGGCTATAGGCATCCTTGTAAGCATCCGTCGTGAAATCAGGTAGCTCTGCCAAACCCTGCTGATCATCGAGCACAGCGACTGCTGTGGAGTCAAGGGTTGACATGATTCTCTTCCGGTTATCAGCAATGCTGACGACTGTAACCAGTGTTCACCTCAACAGACGTGCTTGAAGGGTCAGTTGACAACCGCAACAGGTTGAGAAGGGGGCCAATTACTGGCCAACAAACTGCCAAAGAGATTGGCCCAATGGCTCACCAGGCAGCGTTCCAAGGCTTCCCCAAGTTCGGCACTGGCTGCGCGTGAATCACCGATCACACCA is part of the Synechococcus sp. WH 8016 genome and encodes:
- a CDS encoding long-chain acyl-[acyl-carrier-protein] reductase — translated: MFGLIGHSTSFEAARRKALELGFDHIAEGDLDVWCSAPPQLVEHLEVTSLTGKTIEGAYIDSCFVPEMLSRFKTARRKVLNAMELAQKKGINITALGGFTSIIFENFNLLKHQTIRSTTLEWERFTTGNTHTAWVISRQVEINAPLLGIDLSKARVAVVGATGDIGSAVCRWLTKRTGVKELLMVARQQQPLQDLQQELGGGRILSLDEALPEADVVAWVASMPRTLEIDADRLQKPCLMIDGGYPKNLDSRVAGKGVHILKGGIVEFVSDIGWTMMENAEWQMEKPQRQMFACFAEAILLEFEACHTNFSWGRNNITLEKMDFIGAASMRHGFTTLNLQGQLQAAAA
- a CDS encoding aldehyde oxygenase (deformylating), with protein sequence MSTLDSTAVAVLDDQQGLAELPDFTTDAYKDAYSRINAIVIEGEQEAHDNYISLGTLIPDQAEELAKLAKMEMKHMKGFTACAKNLNVVADMPFAQEFFAPLHGNFQSALKEGKVVTCLLIQALLIEAFAISAYHIYIPVADPFARKITEGVVKDEYTHLNYGQEWLKANFEASRDELMEANKVNLPLIRSMLEQVAADASVLHMEKEDLIEDFLIAYQEALNEIGFSSRDIARMAAAALTV
- a CDS encoding acetyl-CoA carboxylase carboxyltransferase subunit alpha: MARRPLLEFEKPLIELEQQIEQIRQLARDSEVDVSQQLLQLETLAARRREEIFQNLTPAQKIQVARHPHRPSTLDFIQMFCDDWVELHGDRRGSDDQALVGGLGRLGDRSVVLLGHQKGRDTKENVARNFGMATPGGYRKALRLMEHADRFGLPILAFIDTPGAYAGLLAEEQGQGEAIAVNLREMFRLRVPIIATVIGEGGSGGALGIGVADRLLMFEHSVYTVASPEACASILWRDAAKAPEAAAALRITGKDLLSLGVVDEVLAEPSGGNNWAPLEAGATLREALERNLAELSALPPQELRDQRYRKFRAMGRFLDPTASDADSAS